TTTTATTGTGACTCAGtttggggtcaaaggtcagcttCAGTTTGGATTTCACTAAGAATAATACTGAGGCTGTGACTGGCAAGGGTGAATGGCGCTCTTGTTAATGTTCATATGAACCTGTACTGCAGTGAAAACAACTGgtacactttgttttgtttaaaaaaaaacaaaaaaaaaacctcataagAGTCCAAAGCAAACACCGAAGGAATGTTAATGCTTCCCAACTGGGCTTTTCGCTTAACAGGGAGGCATTTCGGAGTGCGCTTCACTTCAGAATAATCCTTTATCCGACTTAATCAGTCATTTTCTGTGAAGTTCATTTAGTCCAGGCAGGTCATTAAGGGCAGAGCAACGTGCTGGGAGTGAACAGCTGGGCGGtgctgtttcttctttttctagCCGAGGACAATTAGAGCTCCTTAGGGTTTCCAGGGGCAGTCCAGCAGTGCAGTCGAGCACAGAGAATGAACAGGTCGCAATAGCTTTTGTCATGCTGTGGACCAGTGTGCGCAACAGGGAGAGACCAGAACACCCAAGTGCTGCCCTATTCACTCCAGTCCTGTCTAGTCTAGATGTAGAAGAAGCAGATTCTACCCAGGCGCTACAACAGAACCTAGCAGTAATTTTATACTTGGTCCCATCCATCTCCCAGTCAGTGCTGTTGGAACAGTGCTAAGGACTATCATATTTTTGGGGCTTATGAAGGagtcaaaaaatttaaaaagcctGGAAAAAAGACTGTGAGACAgactttgacatttacatttatttatttaggagatgcttttctccaaagcaacttcaaatgaactctgtgtagtgttatcaggccatacaccttattcaccaaggtgtcttacactgctagatacactacttacaatggctcactcacccatacatcagtgaaacacactctccctgtgtcactcacacaagcTATCCAGTCTATGAAAGCCCTCCCAGTCCATCCCAGCTCTATCCCAGTCCAGTCCCAGGCTCCCTGGAGTATGGCAGCAGTACTTGCAGGCAGGCAGCTCAGGCTCCTCAGTAAAATGCATCATGACACTGGTGGGGCTCCTGTGGAGTCTGCTGAGCTCCACTGCTGTGGGAAAATATGTGTGTGGAAAAGCGTTATGCTCCATATTggaattttctgaaatattaatgtgttccATGTATGTGTGGAACTGGACTGGTGGATCAAAAGATCCAGCAGAATTACTAGGCTGTAAACTTTGATTAAGCGCTTTCCCATCATTCCTTCGGCCGGCTCCTGTAGTAGTGGATACAGATGTAATCCCACATTAGTTAACACACTCGTCTCACTAATGTGCTAGTGTGAAGTGTAAATAATCTTCCTTgtgctgtctgacagcaccACGCAGTTCATATAACGTTTGTTTGGAAACACGAGGGCTCATTAAAactcaaattaaaattttatttgtcacatacacaaccatacacagtacgacgtgcagtgaaatgctttatacagctgtctgACATAACAATCTAAAAATACGAATAACAGGtactaaaatctaaaaaaaatatatacaatctatttatgcatatgtaagagcaaaatatataaatatctataaacagatgttcaatatggtgtgcaacagtgcaatgtaatgtgcaagatcGCGCAGGtagttcagtttgagtttgtatATATGAAATGGAATAGCAGAGGTGGAGTGGTTCCTGGAGGTGACTGGTTTTTCAGTCTTTCGTGTTGTATTGGTTGAGAGCCCaaacagcctgagggaagaagctcctcttcgTCCTCTCTGTATTGGCCTTTAGGGAGCAGAAGCGCTCCCCCGACCGCAACAGAGAGAAGAGTCCGTTGCTCGGATGGTCGAGGTCTTCCACTGTTTTCCTGGCCTTGTTCCAGCACCCTTTGCTGTAGATggactgcaggtcagggagctccaTTCGGATGGTACGTTCAGTTGAGCGCACCACCCTCTGTAGAGCCCGTCTGtcctgctgggtgctgttcccaaaccaggcTGTGATGCTTCCTGTCAGGATACTCTCAATGGTGCAGGTGTAAAAGTTTCTTAGCACCTTAGAAGGCAGTCTGAAGTCTCTCAGGCGTCTAAGGTGGTAGAGACGCTGCCgggccttcttcaccaaggtgttAACATGACAGGGCTCATTTGTTGTTTCTCATTGTTATAGAAACACCTgtgatactgaaaaaaatcacagatatCGTCCTAACTTCACTTAATCATGtgtttatgtacattacatagTGTGATTAGTCACTTGCAGCATTTCAGCAAAGTTTGTTAAAAAATGGCTGCGtatgaatttaatattttcttactTTAGGGGACAGGGAAATAAATCAAGCACCTTATTGAGCCGTCACCAACAGCTTCTGCAAACCATGATCAGTCTGATTTTACACCACTGAAAAGCAATAGCTATCACatcaaattacagaaaatacaaaaactacATAAACTGGGCTATAAATTAGATCATAGCTGAAaaccatttaaatgaaatagtAATATTGTGGCTATTTTGCCAAGGACCGTTTGAGGCAAGAGGCAAACCCTGCTCACCTCTGCTAAAGAATAGGATGTGATGGGACAGGATGGCATTGTAGGACAGGggtaatattaaaaacaaaaatatgagaaAAGGTGAAAAAGGCAACATTTGGGAGTTCCGCTTATACTACGTTAATGGCAGAAATCTGATCTGTATCACCTACATTAATGGTTTTCATTACTGCTGTGATAAACCAACTGAAATGAGTGCTGGAGAGTCATCTGTCAAAGGTCAGACTTTGTGTTAGGGTATGAAAGTATTAACCTCACAAGCAGCAATGTGATGGATGGAGGAGAGTCTTCCAGGCCTAGTGAAGGTGTTTTGTCTATTTGTAATCCACTCCAACACCCAGGTGGCTTCATCATCCCTTACCTGATCATGCTGGTTCTCGAGGGTGTGCCCCTCTTCTACATGGAGCTTGCAGTGGGTCAGAAGATGCGTTTGGGCAGCATTGGGGCCTGGAGTGCCATCAGCCCCTACCTTGGGGGCGTGGgtgagagcacacacacatacagagattTGTACTGTTTACACATACTTTCAGATGTACTACAATGCATGATCATGttcatacatgcatatatacatgcatttatgttaaaaaaaaatgcaaacacgcACGCACCAACTCTGGAGACAGGAAACCTTCAGAGTCACAGCATGAGAAGCCAGTtgcccagtattaacagtgtaggTGAGGAACATGACTAAAGTGTGTCTCTGTCCATGCTGGTTATTGGAATAGAGATGTTTAGTCCCTTTATCTGAATTTGTGCATCTCTAACAAAGACACATGATCAGACAAACAGGCACTGTTTACAGAGTGGTTTGGAAATAAAGGGGAACTTTCCTATAAATGGCGCCAACTGGGACTCTTATAAAGGTAGCCAACTGGCATTCAGTGCCCTTGTTACATACTCTTCTGAGTTTCATTCCCTTCCGCTTCACTTTCTTTTACTAAATACTGGCTCTGCACAGCCTGGGAATTGTGTGACTTTAGTGAGAGTGACAGTTAAATGAATCAGTTAcagactaacacacacacactgcttgtacACATGCAAATGAACTCCACAGTGTGAATGGTGGTCGCTGGCACAGCTGTCTGTGTTTGAGAAAGGCGTACATGTAATCGGTGTGTTTTCCTCAGGTGTAGCGAGTGTGGTGACGTCGCTGTACCTGTGCTTGTACTACAATGTGATCATCGCCTGGGCCTTCTGGTacctttttcattcatttcaggtGAGTTCACCTAACTGCCTACACCCAGatgtgaacacacaccacacatgtacaacatatgaataaattaggtaaaattcagtgaaagtgCTGATCATTAACAGATGCCTTGTGTGGAGGATCTCATGGAGCCTTATAGTACTTAGATGGAAGAAAGTCTTTATAATAGGTAAAAGCTTTAAATAGGCCCTGTCTGACCGGAACACAACCTGAGGGTTAAATGATTTCTTGCTTTGTCTATGTAGGTAAAATTTGAGGATTTCTGTAAGAAGAGATACTctgtgaggggtgcggtggcgcagtgggttggaccacagtcctgctctccagtgggtctggggtttgaatcctgcttggggtgccttgcagcggactggcgtcccgtcctgggtgtgtcccctccccctctggccttacgccctgtgttgctgggtaggctccggttccccgtgaccccgtaagggacaagcggttctgaaaatgtgtgtgtgtgtgtgtgtgtgtgtgtgtgtgtgtgtgtgtgtgtgtgtgtgtgagatactcTGTTTCATACCTATGAACTGCCCCTGGTGCTGCACCAACTAGCGTGCTCTGGACTTCTGTAGTCTTGTGCCTGTGTAAGCTGGACCAGCTTGGACCGACTCCCTGCTGTGAGCTCCCTCTATTGCTCCCCTAGGCAACGCTGCCCTGGGCTGAGTGCCCCGGCAACGAGAATCTGACGGGCGTCCTGCAGGAGTGTGAGGCCAGCTCCCCCACCCAGTACTTCTGGTACAGGGAGACGCTGAACATCACGTCCTCCATCGAGGAGGGTGGTGGCTGGCACCGGGGCCAAGCACTGTGCCTCCTGCTTGCCTGGGCAGTTGTCTACCTGTGCATCATCAAAGGGGTCGCGTCCACAGGAAAGGTACAGAGTCCAGTATCCCAAAGACCTCTTGAGGTACATAAGGTACATCAGGTACATAATACTTTTAAGGGGAAATaaagtattattgttatttttagtgGCCATGTAAACGCAGAGTTGGAATTTGGACTTCCCTCTAATGGTGAAATGTGAAAGAGAGAAGGTTCTTGTGAAATATGCACTGTTGAGATGACCTGTTCCTATGTTATGGAAAAATATGTCATGAAAACCATGTCAGCTAATGAGGTTGAGTTCACGCCACACCAAGAGCATACGTGATTACCATGAGCACAGCTATGAATCAGTAGAAAGTAACTCCCtgatgttgtctttttttgtagGTGGTATATTTCACTGCCACTTTCCCCTACTTGgtcctcattatttatttgatccgTGGAGTCACTCTGCACGGAGCTCTTAATGGCCTCAAGTACATGTTCACACCAAAGGTAAAAACATAACTGTAGTTTcatgggtttgtgtgtgttttgtggcaAGTGTGTTGGCAACAGACTGTATTTTTTCATCTAGatttgttttagtgtttttttttccttgttgttGCCCATGTTTTGCATGCCCCCGCCTAACAGATGGAGCAGCTGGCCAACCCCATGGCATGGATCAATGCTGCTACCCAGATATTCTACTCCCTGGGCCTGGGCTTTGGATCCCTCATTGCTTTTTCCAGCTACAATGAGCCACACAACAACTTCGAACAGCAGGCCATCGTGGTGTCCATCATCAACAGCGGCACCTCCATCTTTGCTAGCATCGTCACCTTTTCCATCTATGGCTTCAAGGCCACATTCAGCTATGAAAGTTGCCTGGAAAGGTGATGGTGTCTTACTTTCCCCTTCCTTAACTTCCAACTACAACTCACACCACTGCACTGTGCCTGGACAAAACAGGGCTTAGCTCCACCGAAATTCTCCGCTCTACTACCTTCTCTTCTTCATGATTGAACTGCAACACTGTTAGTGTGTTCTGTATGGTTACAAAACACAGCTGGTCCTGTCAGTACTACATTACCATGGCATTGCTGACTAACAGTGTTGTTTGGCCCAAAACCACAGTCACTGTTATAACTTGGTGAGAAAAAGAACTTAATCTTCAAGTTGTATTTCAGTCAAATTTGACCTATTTACAGCTTTTATCTAttaaaaggacattttttcCATCTGAGTACCATAAGGCTCCATGAGATCCTCCACACCAGGTATCAGAACACATTAATGATCAGCACCTTCGCTGAATTTTACCTGTTTTATTCATATGTTGtacatctgtggtgtgtgtgttcacatctgGGTGTAGGCAATGAATGAGTGAGAATAATGAAGAACAAAgagtgtccacacacacatacacagaagtGGTACCATTTCAAGTAAATGAGGTCTGTGAACCATGAACTCCAAAAAGAACTGAACTTGTGACAATGGCTAGGAACAAAGTTGGTTAAAAGGTATAACACAACATTAAGtgattatttatgtttttataattactttataacaatataataaacTGTGTGGttgcgcagtgggcttggccagtgcccactgtgtggcgggtctggggtttgagccctgcttggggtgctttgtggcggactggcgtcccgtccagggtgtgtcccttgcgccctgtgtttccaggtaggctccggcttgctgcgaccttGTTCGAGATGAGCAGTTATAGACATtatctgtgtgtgaaagagctGTCTAATTTTGGACAGgaacacaaacagcagagggCTGTCTCTGCACAACCGAAAGATGTGTCTATTCTTGAGTTGAGCTGAGCTTGAGACAGCTGAGTGTCACACCTAACTGTGCTCTATTGGCCATTGTTGTACTGAGTAACTGGTTCTGGACCCATTAGGATGAGAACGCTCCTGTTAAACACCTTCGATTTGGTCGAGGACAGCAtcaacaaagaaaacatcaaCCACTGGATGACAGAGCTGAACAGAACCGATCCAGGAAGGTTTTCCAGCTTGTCCACCCAGCTTCAGAGCTGCAACTTGGAAGCTGAATTAGATACGGTAATGTTGAAGTTCGTAATTATCATTTCTATTTAACTACTTCTTTCAGAACATTTTTGGGCTGGATAAAACACTTAATCATTGTATGCGTTCAAGGGGATGTTAGTAAGTCCTATCTGAGTCAAtcgtcatccatccatccatcatcagtaatAGCTTGTTCTAATGCACGATGGTgcagagcttatcctggaagcatagagcATGGGGCAGTTTACATtgtggatgagatgccagtttATCATagcacaataatacacacatacactgtaaCATATAGTATAATATGAAGTCACCAGTTAATCTGAAACACGTGCTTTTACACTGTGAAagaaaaccagaacacctggaggaaaccctaaAAAACActaagaacatgcaaactgtctgatggagctggattcaaacccacatccaaacccatagCTCAGGAGAcatgagacaccagtgctacttgctgtgatGTTGATAATATGGCAGATGAATCAAATATTAAACGGACTAATAGTATTACAGTACGTCTGCAGGCGGGAGGCAAGGAAAATTCAAATGAAGGTCTTCTGCACTTACAGCAATGTACTTTCACACTTTGGTGTGAAATCTGGAGTGCTTTgctttttacactgtttcacaGGCTGTGGAAGGTACAGGCTTGGCATTCATTGTGTACAGTGAAGCCATCAAGAACATGCCTATATCTCAGCTGTGGTCCGTGCTCTATTTCTCGATGCTGCTgatgctgggggtggggagcatgctgggaaatgtgaCTGCCATCACTACCCCACTACGTGACTTCAAATTCCTGTCAAGGCGCCTCAGCAGTGAAGCCCTCAACGGTGAGATTGGTCACCTTGCCAGCCCCAAGATGTTACCTCTAACTAAACAAACTCATTAGTATGACCAGCCAGAGTAATACATGTTTTACACTCTCTAATCAGACTGAAAATTTAGATGCTTATGGCTGACTAATGAAATGGGCAGGTGTTTGGTAATTTCCAATTACATGAATGAGCGCTTGCTACTCACCAATCAGATGTATAGGTACTCACTGGTGATTGTTTCCGACCAATGAGATTGACTGGTGTTTGCTGCTGACCAATGAGATTGACGGGTGTTTGCTGCTGACCGATATAGTCTTTGCTTGCTGTGCCTGCAGGGCTGGTTTGCCTCCTGTGCCTGTTGCTCAGCCTGGGCTTTACCACGCGCTCAGGGAGCTACTGGTTTGCGATCTTCAATGACTACGCCTGCACCTTCTCCCTGCTCTTCATTGTGCTCATTGAGATCATTGGTGTCTGCTACATCTATGGACTGACACGGTGTGCTACTGCAAGTGTGATGTGCTCTGAAAAAGGAGGAAGTATATTCTAGCATTTCATAATGAGATAAAATGAAGAACACTGGCTACTTTTTCCTCAGCCAAGTACTAATGGCTggtaaagaaaaatgcatttggaaGCATCAAGAGCattcttttttcataatttccaaTTACATGAATGGGTGCTTGCTCCTGACCAATCAGAAATATAGGTACTCACTGGTGATTGTTTCTGACCAATCAGATTGACTGGTGTTTGCTGCTGTCCAATGAGATTGACAGGTGTAATTTAACATgtaatttacaacatttttgCCTTTAAGttcataaaatgaattatttcatcAGTAGTACTTGTTTTACTtgaaaaattgctccagctggTAGGTATTGTGTATACCCACAGAGCCAGTAGGTTCACACAGTTTTGTAAGACTGTGTCCTTCCCGGTCTGAGACAGGTTTGAACAGGACATTGAGGACATGATTGGCCACCGGCCACACTGGTACTGGAAGGTGGTGTGGGCTGTGCTGGGCCCGCTCATCATCGTTGGACTGTTCCTCTTCTACGTTAGCAGCTACATCATGGGAGGAACACCCACCTACCAGGCGTGGGACAAGGACCTGGTAATGTCCCACAGCTGTCTGGGTCATATCCACTCCTTCCACCCTGTCACTGCTTGGATGTGATTTGGCTGTTTTTAGTTAAGCTCCTTCCTTTCCCCTTCTTGGCTTTTGACAGGGGAAGGCCATTGCAAAGACGTACCCGGTGTACGCACAGGCGTTCATcgttctgctcctgctgtcctCCATGAGCTGCGTGCCCCTTGTGGCCTTCCTCTCGTACTGTAAGAGCAAGAAGGAGCCTCAAGAACAGGTTGTCAGCTGCCCTTTGAACTCCAAAGAGGCATCTTAAAAGTGGGATGTATGTCATGGTCTTCCGCTCTCTGGAGGGACTGCCAGCAGGTTTCCATGCTTTGAGCAGAAGCCCAAACTGGAATGAAAGCTCAGCTCCACACAGCTGAAAATGGATTGTAATTGACACACGTTTATTGTGTGCATCTTTTATGCATAAACGGAATGTGCTGTACAGCACTCTGCGTCACCCTGTTGAGAGAAGCActatgtaaaaattaattgaatctGGAAACTTGTGTTATGTGTAATCTGCTGTCAGTATTAAAAGtctgatttttaattatatttagattttttcttcatttattaatCTTGGTATAGGCATAGCTAAACCAATGGTTTTATATGGGGGAACAGATGATGCTGATTTGGGGAAAGTGTCATTTCTAGTTTGTGGCACTTAAATGCCCATTTAAGATTTAAAGATTTGGACTTGTGAGTCAAAGACCTATGTTTTAGATAATTAAAAAACTGATTGTTGCCTTTGATACTTTACGGATAACATGTATGACCGGCACAATACCACTCCTTAGGTTCTGGATAGTGCTCTTTCTAATTGGCTTGTGTCTGTTCATCGTTCTACTGCCTTCTGGAGACTAATACTTGGTGACAGAATCCGAACTGATGGCGTGGTGTCTCTTCTCTTGGATCCTCACCTGTGGCtactgccctctgctggccaTTGTGGCGTAAACATAACCTCCGCGTATGAGACGTTTTGCTACTTGGGCTAGAAAACCTGAACATCGCAATTCTTACAAATTCTTAATTATTCAAAACACGAGAAACGAGGCACAGTAGtcatgaaatgaaaactgtaatAGCTGAATAGCTGAAACTACGCGTTTCTCCCACAAAATAGACTACAACAGACCAATTTCGTAATACAGAAAGAAGCCGGTACTGTTGTGTtgtagaatgaatgaatgaataaatgaaatctAATTCATTCCAGAAAGACATTCTGTTTGGTTGCAGCGCCGTGATGTATTTCATTATACTGTACTACTAGTATGTCTCCCGCCGAATGAGGGTTTCTCTTCTAAACCTTTCCATAATTATTTTACGCTAACCGTTGAATATAGGAAGAATTCATGTGAATCGTGAGTTATTCGTAAGAATGCATGTACTGTCATGTGATAGAAAATCAAAATTGTTATAATTGTGCGGAGGTGATAAAAACGAacgagccagccaggagtcgaacctaGAATCTTctgatccgtagtcagacgcgttatccattgcgccactggcccATTGACGATATAAATTCATCATAGCCACACATATACCCATGCAGTACATTTTTCCTTCCACACTATATTTGTAGTTTACATTATTGTAAAGTGAATTAATCGAAAGCAGTAGTAAGGCGTATCAGCCATATTCAGAGAGTTATTAAGCAGTTAGGCGGTGAATCAGCCAGGCGCCGACTTAGTCACGCTACTTCACTGCTTTAGAGACACGTCATCGGGGTCAGAGACACTGAGGCAAGATGGCCACCGCCTACGAGACGTACAGCCTGTGAGTAGCGCATCCCGCCACGACAGAGCGTTCGCCACGAGACGCTGTCACCGTGCGTGCCACTGCGCCAGAAGCGCCCGGGAAAGATGCGGGGTCGTCGCGCGCCGCACTGTGCCACAGGCTTGCGGCTCGCGCGCTTCGCCCGCCGTTCGGCGGGCCGGGCGACTGCCGTGTCGGTAGCTAGTAACTAACTGTCTGCTAGCAAGGAAGTGCGCCGCCGCCAGAGAGCAATTCTAGTCATTCATTAATTATATCAATAATAACTGCGGTACGAGTCAGTAGTTGTTTAGTTCGTGTTGTTCTCCGCAAACAAAGTTAATAAAGTCAGGAAACGCTGTGTTAAAACCGCGGCTTAGTTCCGCCTGTCGGGTTGACGAGGTGTTTCTGCGCCGCGCGTTACCAACGAATTCTCTTTGGTTAATTACTTTATAAAACGTCGACATGTTTCGTGTTAACACTACTGTTAGCCGAGCGTTCAAGTTGGATTTAGTCAGTTAGTTCATTTgtaactaaatttaaaaaaatgacatcaacATGTCATTTCTATACCTACCTGCGCAAAAGTGTTAGGCCgccctgtacacacacacacacacacacgtaaaggTATATTTTCTATGTCTTCAGGTAATACTTGGTTttggtgtgttttgctgttgccTATCAGTAAATGTGGCACATAGGATATGTGagattattaatattatacaaGATCGTGTGGTTCGTTCACCATGAACCACTCAGAAACAATCAGAACTTCCTGGAGaattatcaaaaatgtttttaagattattaaaaaaaactttttattgtGTTGTGATGTGGCAGTGAAATGGGCACTGCTTCTCACATTGATTGTACTTGTCTTCACTCTGTTTCACCTGTCTGCCTTCCTCTTGGCCGTGTGGCTAATGGAGCAACAAAGGTTTCATAAACAGCCCTAACAGGATGTGTGTGGGCTTTGAGCCATTACTAGCTCATAGTTTTTAAAAGCTCTTGCTTTCATAGACATAGAGTGCCGGGTTCTTCCGTATGGGCCTCTTCAAAGGGGAACAACGTGATTTTGAAAGAACTTTGTATTAATGTTGCCAATGTTTTTTGTATGTCTCTGGAATCTTGAAAATGCTGACTGACTACTAATCTCCTCCTAACCCTGAAAATATGCCAGTTTTCTTGGGTAGTGTTCATTCTGCATGAAGGTGTGTGGTTTCCCAACTGTGATGGCCGTCAGGGAGCAGAGACCTTTAACAGGAGCCACACGGCCCTCTGCAAGGCCCATCGGGTGCCGAGTGAGCCCAATGTTCTGAGCACACGGTGTTGCTGGACTGTCGTCGGGACACGAACCCACACCGTACAAACAGTAGAAGCCAACGGCAGGGCCTACAGCCCCTGGGGTTAGATCTGTCATCAGTTTACCTTGATGATTCATCTCTCTTCAGCTGAAGGCTTTGTCCACAGCAGGTTACGTTTGCTTAATACAAAGCAAGATGTGTAACAAGATTTGGAGGAGATGTTTCGGTAGTTTCTTTGTCATGAGGGAGGAGATGAGTCTTTGCAAAGCAGTGGAAGGTCAAATAACCATTAACATAAGTGGTGTTGATTGGAACTGCATTCAGCAGCTTAGGGGCAAGAAGAGTGCGTGAGTGACCCTTCCTCATGTGCCTGCAAGTACTGAAAGAAGGCAGGCATAGGTCTGGAGGATAAGGAAGGATGATGGAGACAGTGAGACTTATGTGTTTGCTGCTCACTTGGCTGAGTTCTGCCAGACTCCTGGACCTCAGGCACTTGGTAAAGAATATGTTGGGAAATGGTAGGTAATGCGGTGAAAGTCCTTTTGTGCAGAGCTTTAGACCTCTAATCTTGTATAACAGGCTGTATTGCAGTCTGGGCAGGTCTCAACTCCCAGCTCAAAGGCACAGCAGGgtatatagttttttttgaGCACTGTATTAGcctcagggggtgcggtggtgcagcgggtttggcctgtgcctgctctctggtaggtctggggtttgagtcccgcttggggtgccttgcgatggactggcgccccgtcctg
This genomic interval from Scleropages formosus chromosome 23, fSclFor1.1, whole genome shotgun sequence contains the following:
- the LOC108942512 gene encoding sodium- and chloride-dependent transporter XTRP3-like — its product is MDGRPSWDTPLQFVLACVSYAVGLGNVWRFPYLCQMHGGGGFIIPYLIMLVLEGVPLFYMELAVGQKMRLGSIGAWSAISPYLGGVGVASVVTSLYLCLYYNVIIAWAFWYLFHSFQATLPWAECPGNENLTGVLQECEASSPTQYFWYRETLNITSSIEEGGGWHRGQALCLLLAWAVVYLCIIKGVASTGKVVYFTATFPYLVLIIYLIRGVTLHGALNGLKYMFTPKMEQLANPMAWINAATQIFYSLGLGFGSLIAFSSYNEPHNNFEQQAIVVSIINSGTSIFASIVTFSIYGFKATFSYESCLERMRTLLLNTFDLVEDSINKENINHWMTELNRTDPGRFSSLSTQLQSCNLEAELDTAVEGTGLAFIVYSEAIKNMPISQLWSVLYFSMLLMLGVGSMLGNVTAITTPLRDFKFLSRRLSSEALNGLVCLLCLLLSLGFTTRSGSYWFAIFNDYACTFSLLFIVLIEIIGVCYIYGLTRFEQDIEDMIGHRPHWYWKVVWAVLGPLIIVGLFLFYVSSYIMGGTPTYQAWDKDLGKAIAKTYPVYAQAFIVLLLLSSMSCVPLVAFLSYCKSKKEPQEQVVSCPLNSKEAS